The following are encoded together in the Pleurocapsa sp. FMAR1 genome:
- a CDS encoding thiol-disulfide oxidoreductase DCC family protein, with translation MKYQVIYDGKCNLCSTFTELLQQYDRGQLFDYIPMQDESALAKFGIVPTDCEAGMILIDGNQPAKRWQGSEAAEEITRLLPLGELFIAAYRAIPGMKWLGDRSYEQIRDHRYEWFGERKN, from the coding sequence ATGAAATATCAGGTTATTTACGATGGCAAATGCAACCTCTGTAGCACTTTTACCGAGCTTTTGCAGCAATACGATCGCGGTCAGCTTTTTGACTATATTCCCATGCAGGATGAATCGGCTTTGGCAAAATTCGGCATTGTGCCTACAGATTGCGAAGCAGGTATGATTTTAATTGACGGTAATCAACCAGCTAAAAGATGGCAGGGTAGTGAGGCAGCAGAAGAGATTACCCGCTTGCTACCCTTAGGCGAGTTATTTATTGCTGCCTATCGGGCTATTCCAGGCATGAAATGGCTGGGCGATCGCAGTTATGAGCAAATACGCGACCATCGCTATGAGTGGTTTGGTGAGCGAAAAAATTGA
- the htpG gene encoding molecular chaperone HtpG, with protein MAVLEKGNITIHTENIFPIIKKSLYTDHEIFLRELISNSVDAISKLKMASLAGEMQGEIAEPQIKLAVDKTKKTLSIADNGIGMTADEIKKYINQVAFSSAEDFIKKYEKNSNELIGHFGLGFYSAFMVAAKVEIDTLSYQEGATAVHWSCDGSPEFELTQSDRTTVGTTITLTLQDEELEYAEPQRVKQLVKTYCDFMPVKIVLDNEQVNKQQALWKKSPQELTDVDYLEFYRYLYPFQEDPLLWVHLNTDYPFLLNGILYFPKLKPDVDFSKGQIQLFCNQVFVSKHCEEIIPEFLMPLQGLIDSPDIPLNVSRSALTNDRTVRRIADFISKKIGNRLKSLYNEDRNKYVSSWSDVGTFVKYGAIRDEKFKKQVEDLIIYRTTYQADTSNPAPEEAPKVEIQSAGDDAWSSVDNDKNTAPTEPYTTLQEYLERNKEKQENRVIYCSDPGTQNTYVELYKNQGLEVLFLDSFIDTNYFIPFLEREYSEVKFARVDSELDDTLVEDDKAQEIVDPTTNKTRSELIKELFEKAINKPRVNIKTQAIKSDDPQGTPPAMVLLPEAMRRMQEMAALMQEKMMAFPEDHILMINTAHPLIQNLLDLNKGTIIQGGEDSNPMIKLMCNHIYDLALMSQKAFDAEKMKAFVERSNEVLTNLTKK; from the coding sequence ATGGCTGTACTTGAAAAAGGCAACATTACGATTCATACCGAGAACATCTTCCCGATTATTAAGAAGTCTCTCTATACCGATCACGAAATCTTCTTAAGGGAACTGATCTCCAACTCCGTTGATGCGATCTCAAAACTAAAGATGGCATCTTTGGCGGGGGAAATGCAGGGAGAAATTGCTGAACCGCAGATCAAACTGGCAGTTGATAAAACTAAGAAAACTCTTTCCATCGCCGATAACGGTATTGGTATGACTGCCGATGAAATCAAAAAATATATTAATCAAGTCGCTTTTTCTAGTGCTGAAGACTTTATCAAAAAATATGAGAAAAATTCTAATGAGCTAATTGGTCATTTTGGTTTAGGTTTCTACTCTGCTTTTATGGTGGCGGCGAAAGTAGAAATCGATACTTTATCTTATCAAGAAGGCGCAACTGCGGTACATTGGTCTTGTGATGGTTCACCAGAGTTTGAACTGACTCAAAGCGATCGCACCACTGTCGGTACAACTATTACTCTTACTTTGCAAGACGAAGAGCTAGAATATGCCGAACCTCAAAGAGTCAAACAGTTAGTCAAAACCTACTGTGACTTTATGCCTGTCAAGATTGTTCTAGATAATGAACAAGTTAATAAGCAGCAAGCACTATGGAAAAAATCCCCCCAAGAATTAACTGACGTAGATTATTTAGAGTTTTATCGTTATCTTTATCCTTTCCAAGAAGATCCCCTGTTATGGGTGCATCTAAATACAGACTATCCTTTTCTACTCAACGGAATTCTCTATTTTCCTAAACTAAAGCCCGATGTAGACTTTTCTAAAGGACAAATTCAGCTTTTCTGTAACCAGGTATTTGTTAGTAAACACTGTGAGGAGATTATCCCCGAATTTTTAATGCCGTTGCAGGGTTTAATTGATAGTCCTGACATTCCCCTCAACGTTTCTCGTAGTGCTTTAACCAACGATCGCACCGTCCGCCGTATTGCTGACTTTATTAGCAAAAAAATTGGTAATCGTCTGAAATCTCTTTATAACGAAGATCGTAACAAATACGTTAGTTCTTGGTCAGATGTGGGAACTTTCGTAAAATACGGCGCAATTAGAGACGAGAAATTTAAAAAACAGGTAGAGGATCTAATTATTTACCGCACTACCTATCAAGCAGATACATCAAATCCTGCACCAGAAGAAGCACCAAAAGTTGAGATACAATCTGCTGGTGATGATGCTTGGTCAAGTGTTGATAACGACAAGAACACCGCACCAACAGAACCCTACACTACTTTACAAGAATATCTAGAGCGCAATAAAGAAAAGCAAGAAAACCGCGTTATCTACTGTAGCGATCCTGGTACCCAAAACACCTACGTCGAACTATACAAGAATCAAGGCTTAGAAGTTCTCTTCCTCGATTCATTTATCGATACCAACTACTTTATTCCTTTCCTTGAGCGAGAATATTCTGAGGTTAAGTTTGCCCGTGTTGATTCAGAACTAGACGACACTTTAGTAGAAGACGACAAAGCACAAGAAATTGTCGATCCTACTACTAATAAGACTCGTAGCGAGTTGATTAAAGAGTTGTTTGAAAAAGCAATCAATAAGCCAAGAGTCAACATCAAAACTCAAGCTATCAAATCTGACGATCCTCAAGGTACACCTCCGGCAATGGTTTTGCTGCCTGAAGCGATGCGACGGATGCAGGAAATGGCGGCATTGATGCAGGAAAAAATGATGGCATTCCCTGAAGACCACATTTTAATGATCAATACTGCTCATCCTTTAATTCAAAACCTCTTGGATCTAAATAAAGGCACAATTATTCAAGGTGGAGAAGATTCCAATCCTATGATTAAGCTAATGTGCAATCATATTTATGATTTGGCTTTAATGTCCCAAAAAGCCTTTGATGCTGAGAAAATGAAAGCCTTTGTCGAACGTTCAAATGAAGTACTTACCAACTTGACGAAGAAGTAA
- a CDS encoding ABC transporter ATP-binding protein — MAQVSLQEITRQFGNVTAIENITFEIADRAFWVLVGPSGCGKSTILRTIAGLESITRGKLYIGDRLVNDIPARQRDVAMVFQNYALYPHMSVAENLAFGLKMRQEKPKAIARRVQEVARSLDIEHLLKRKPKQLSGGQQQRVALGRAIARQPQVFLLDEPLSNLDTQLRDDTRAELKQLHQRVGITTIYVTHDQVEAMTLADQIVVLKDGKVQQIGSPQEVYAHPVNSMVAGFLGNPPMNILPAVYENDRLIVFNNQSIAIDASLRQRLPSNRQKFDIGIRPEHITLANSELDNNDNCLILQVDLIEPLGRETLIKAIAPDSNRLNLLAGAAWQGKKGDPIWVKFDLEQLFIFEPDNGKTIE, encoded by the coding sequence ATGGCTCAAGTTAGTCTGCAAGAAATCACTCGTCAATTTGGCAATGTTACGGCAATTGAAAATATTACTTTTGAAATTGCCGATCGCGCTTTTTGGGTGTTAGTTGGTCCCTCTGGCTGTGGAAAATCGACTATTTTAAGGACGATCGCTGGATTAGAATCTATCACTAGGGGCAAGCTTTATATTGGCGACAGGTTGGTTAACGATATTCCCGCCAGACAAAGAGACGTGGCAATGGTATTTCAAAATTATGCCCTTTATCCTCATATGAGCGTGGCTGAAAATTTAGCCTTTGGTTTAAAAATGCGCCAAGAAAAACCCAAGGCGATCGCCAGAAGAGTTCAGGAAGTAGCCCGCTCTTTGGATATCGAACATTTACTCAAGCGTAAGCCCAAACAGCTATCGGGAGGACAACAGCAGCGAGTAGCATTAGGTAGAGCGATCGCTCGTCAGCCCCAGGTATTTCTTTTAGATGAACCTTTATCCAATTTAGATACTCAATTGCGGGATGATACAAGAGCAGAATTAAAACAGCTACATCAAAGAGTCGGCATCACCACTATTTATGTCACTCACGATCAGGTCGAGGCAATGACCCTAGCAGATCAAATAGTAGTTTTAAAAGATGGCAAAGTTCAGCAGATAGGCAGTCCGCAAGAAGTTTATGCCCATCCAGTTAATAGTATGGTGGCGGGGTTTTTAGGTAATCCACCGATGAATATTTTGCCCGCAGTATATGAAAACGATCGCCTGATTGTTTTTAATAATCAATCAATAGCAATAGATGCTTCTCTTAGACAGCGATTACCATCTAATAGACAAAAATTCGACATTGGTATTCGTCCTGAACATATTACTCTTGCCAATTCAGAACTAGACAATAACGATAATTGCCTTATATTACAGGTTGATTTAATTGAACCTTTAGGGAGAGAAACTTTAATCAAAGCGATCGCTCCAGATAGTAACAGACTTAATTTGTTAGCTGGTGCTGCGTGGCAAGGAAAAAAAGGCGATCCCATCTGGGTAAAATTTGACCTGGAACAATTATTTATCTTTGAGCCAGATAACGGTAAAACTATTGAGTAA
- a CDS encoding amidase: MSLNNLTDLAFTSTLEQARLIKERQVTPLELTELYLARIAKYNPALGCFYYVATESAIADAQQKTEQIAQTLDTNYLPPFFGVPIGIKDLKFVANMPITYGIAALADQIAKYDEGVVTKIKEAGFIILGKTATSQLGSFPYTEPEGFEPTRNPWNLDYTPGGSSGGSAAAVAAGLCSIALGGDAGGSIRGPAASCGLVGIKPSRGRISFAPVGDRLSGLGTHGILTRTVADAAAFLDIASGYMVGDPYWLAKPKIPFLATTKQTLSPLKIGFATSFLPLGEPAPECQQSVATVVGQLTTMGHTAIPQAIDCSALIEPFKTVWASAVAASGIPPEALSPMNQWVLTQSGTAGEYLQAVTQMQLFARQLVSLFAQIDVLVAPTYMHPTIRVGEWADLSPEDTLEKIINWIFPSPPFNVTGQPVVNIPAGFDSNGVPLGVQLIGKPTSEATIIALASQLEQAQPWSQLRPQEFA; the protein is encoded by the coding sequence ATGTCTTTAAATAACCTCACGGATTTAGCTTTTACTTCTACTCTAGAACAGGCTCGCTTAATCAAAGAGCGTCAGGTTACGCCTTTAGAGTTAACGGAGCTATATTTAGCCAGAATAGCCAAGTATAATCCCGCTCTGGGCTGTTTTTATTATGTGGCAACAGAAAGTGCGATCGCCGATGCCCAACAGAAAACTGAACAAATAGCTCAAACTTTAGATACTAATTATCTTCCTCCTTTTTTTGGTGTTCCCATTGGCATTAAAGATCTTAAATTTGTAGCCAATATGCCTATTACCTACGGTATTGCTGCTTTAGCAGATCAAATAGCAAAATATGACGAAGGTGTAGTAACTAAAATTAAAGAAGCAGGATTTATTATTTTGGGTAAAACCGCCACGTCTCAATTAGGCTCTTTTCCCTATACCGAGCCAGAAGGCTTTGAACCAACTCGTAACCCTTGGAATCTCGACTATACCCCTGGTGGCTCTAGTGGTGGCTCTGCTGCTGCGGTGGCTGCGGGGTTATGTTCTATTGCCCTGGGAGGAGATGCAGGAGGCTCTATCAGAGGTCCTGCTGCCTCTTGTGGGTTAGTAGGTATTAAGCCCAGTCGTGGTAGAATCTCTTTTGCGCCCGTGGGCGATCGCCTGAGTGGACTAGGAACTCACGGGATCTTAACCCGCACCGTTGCCGATGCTGCTGCCTTTTTAGACATTGCTTCTGGATATATGGTAGGAGATCCCTATTGGCTAGCCAAGCCAAAGATTCCCTTTCTAGCGACGACTAAACAAACATTATCACCGTTAAAGATTGGTTTTGCTACCTCTTTTTTACCACTTGGTGAACCAGCCCCAGAATGTCAGCAAAGCGTAGCTACAGTAGTTGGGCAGTTAACTACAATGGGACATACAGCTATCCCCCAGGCGATCGACTGCTCGGCTTTAATTGAACCATTTAAAACTGTTTGGGCTTCGGCTGTTGCTGCTTCAGGAATCCCTCCAGAGGCATTAAGCCCGATGAACCAATGGGTGCTTACTCAGTCTGGTACGGCAGGAGAATATTTACAGGCGGTGACGCAAATGCAGCTATTTGCCAGACAGTTAGTCAGTCTGTTTGCTCAAATTGATGTTTTAGTCGCTCCTACTTATATGCACCCGACAATTAGAGTCGGAGAGTGGGCAGATCTAAGCCCTGAAGATACCTTAGAAAAGATTATCAACTGGATTTTTCCCAGCCCACCTTTTAACGTTACGGGTCAACCTGTAGTTAATATACCTGCGGGTTTTGATAGCAATGGCGTGCCTTTAGGTGTGCAGCTAATTGGCAAACCTACTTCAGAAGCAACAATTATTGCTTTGGCATCTCAGCTAGAACAAGCTCAACCTTGGAGTCAACTGCGTCCTCAAGAATTTGCCTAA